In the genome of Lactobacillus intestinalis, the window GTACTGATGATGAAGTTGCTCATTATGAACAAGTAGCTAAAAGCTATGAATAAAGATAAAAGTCTACCTCACAGTGGGTAGACTTTTTTGGTGGTAAAATTGAATTGACACTAATTTTGAATAGAGAAGGGATGGCCCATGAGTCACGAATTAACTTTTGACGAAATCGCTGGTTTTCAAAAAGATTATCGTCAACATAAACAAAATAAGGTTGCAGAACTTGCGGTAGTAAATAATGGTTTGCAGAAGGCAAGTTTTAATGAAGAAGCAGCTCGTGAATTAAATCGGACATTTTCAATTGAAATTCCAACTGATAATGTAACTGACCAAAAGCAATCAGGTCGTTGTTGGTTATTTGCTGCATTAAACGTTTTACGTCATGAATTTGCTAAAAAGTATAAGGCAAAGAACTTTATCTTTTCACAAAGCTATCTCTTTTTCTGGGATCGCATTGAAAGAGCGAATATTTTTTTCAATCATATCTTGGAAACTGCTGCTAAGCCATTAGATGATCGAACTGTTCACTATTATATGCAGGCACCGGATACGGATGGTGGTCAGTGGCATATGGCTGTTTCGTTGATTAGAAAGTATGGTTTAGTACCTGCTTATGCTCAAGCTGAAAGCTTTACTGCAAACAATACTGCTGCTTTTAATCAAGCGTTAAATATGAAATTGCGTGAAGACGCCATTGTTTTGCGTAAGTTGGTTCAAGATGGTCATGATGGTGAAGTTGAAGTAAAGAGACAAGAATTTTTGAGCGAAGTTTATCGCATGGCTACGATTGCCTTTGGTGAACCTGTGCATAAATTTGACTTGGAATTTAAGGATGATGAAGGAAAGTATCATATTGATCAAGATCTTACTCCACAAACTTTCTTTAAAGAATACTTTACGGATGATTTAGATGATTATGTGGTCTTGTTTAATGCGCCAGATCATGAATATGACAAGCTTTATTCATTGCCATTTGAAGATAATGTGGAAAACGGCACACCAGTTGAATTTTTGAATACTAAAATTGAGAACTTGAAAGAAGCGGCCATTAAGCAACTTAAAGCCGGGGAAACTTTCTGGTTTGGGTGTGATGTTGGTAAGCAAAGTGATCGTCAAAAGGGACTCTTAGCAGCTGATTTGTACGCAACTGACACTGTTTTTGATATTGAAACTAAATTGAGCAAAAAAGAGCGTCTTGAAACTGGTGCTAGTGGCTCGACTCACGCGATGACGATGGTTGGTGTTGACGTTGTAGCCGGCAAGCCTCGTCAATGGAAGATTGAAAACTCTTGGGGTAGCAAAGTTGGTGAAAAAGGCTACTTCGTGATGGATGACAAGTGGTTTGATGAATATTTATTCAAGGTTGTGGTGAAGAAAAAGTACTTACCAAAGAAGCTAGTTGAAATTGCGGAGAGCAAAGCTACGCCAGTTCCATGTTGGGATTCAATGGGTTAAAAATATGATTGATTTAGAAAAGCTCAAAGACTTTGTTAAAGAGCAGCTTGATGGTGAATCAACAGGACATGATTATTATCATGGGCAGCGCGTTGCTCATTTAGCAACTAAGATGTATTTGGCAGATAACCCACAGGCTCATGAAACGAGCCGCATGGTGGCAATTATTAGAGCCGGGAGCTATTTGCATGACACAATTGATGAAAAGGTAACTTCAAATCCAAATAAAGTAATTGAACAAATTCAAAAACTGCTTCCTGAGGTAGGGTTTGAAGATTTAGAAGTTAAAGACATTTTGTTTACTATTCAACATATGTCTTTTTCGGTTAATATTGAACATCATTATGAATTGCCACTTTCTGGAAAATACGTCCAAGATGCTGATCGTTTGGAAAGTTTGGGTGCGATAGGAATTGCGCGAGCTTTTACTTATGGCGGCAAACACGGCAACAAAATCTATGATCCTGAAATTAAGCCTGAAAAGCTGATCAGTCATGATCAGTATCGTAACCACACGGAGACAACGATTAATCATTTCTATGAGAAATTATTTGATCTGGAAAGTTTGGTGAATACCCCAGGTGGTAAAAAAGAAGCTCACAGACGCACAGAATATATGCGTGAGTTTGTGAATGAATTTATGGATGAATGGAATGTGTAAAAAAAGGCCTAAAAGTATTTTTGCTTTTAGGTCTATTTTTTATTTTAATAGTATTATAAAAATACTGAGGTAAGGAATTCATATAATGACAATTGGTGAAGCTTTAAGAAAAGAAAGAGAAAACTTGCATTATACGCAAACTCAAATGATAGAGAATACTTCTATCTCTCTATCTCATTATTCTAAAATTGAAAATGATACTCAGGATATCAAAGCTAAAGATCTTTTTCAATTGTTAACTGCTAGAAAAATTGATATTAATGAATTTAGTAAAGAAGTTATGGATAATATGGAAAAAAGTCTTGAAAATCTTTCCGACGAATTAATTAAGGCTTTTTATCGCCGAGATATTAAACTTGCTGAACAAATTAAAATGTCGATAGATAAATTTTCTAATGCGGATGAATTACAAATTAGATCTGAATTAGTAGTGGCAGTATTAACAAATACTATTAATTATACTAAGAAAAAGTTAAGTAATAGATTAACAAGGTATTTTCAGAAAAATAATAATTGGCTGACAGATGCAGATATGCTTCGAATTGTGGGAAATTCAACCCGAATTATTGATTTTAATTTATTAGCGGTTTTGATGGATAAGTTATTAGAAAAGTATAAAAAAATTGAAACATTTCCTTTAGATACCCAGAAACGAATAGGAAATATTTTCATTAATTATCTTCATGTTTTGTATGACTATGGTGCAGTAAGAACGGCACAAAAATATGTGATTTTTTTGGAACATTTGCCTGAAATACCAGAATTAGTATTTTGTAAGTTAATTGGATACTACTACGATGCTCTTTTTAGTGGAGATGATAAAAGATTAAAAGAGATAAGTAGCGTCTTAAAAATATTGACGCCCAAAATATTATCTGGTTTACCTAAGAAATAATTTCCAATTGGAAAACAAGAGTAAGTATTGGTAAAACGTATTCAATTTAAATTGAAAGTATGTAATATTAGGAATTGGAGATTATAGAGGAAAGGAGAGAACTAATTATTTTATGGACGTTTTAGTAACACCGGTAATTTTGACCATTATTAATTTAATTAAGTTTTTCTAACTGTATAATTGTAAAAAAGGAGAAAATATTATGGTTGTAGCAGAAGTTCAATTATTGCATACTTTATACTTACCTACTGCTAGGGTAGTTCAAAAAGGTAATGTTGGCGAAAAGTACATTTATGCATTACAAATGTATAAGGAAAACACATATATAAGTAGAATCCTTAATAATGAGAGTGCTTTATATTTTTCTTCCCCGCAGAGTATCTTAAAAGGGAGTGCCAGTGGACACACACAGACTTGGGAATATGCTACCGATAATAATTGGTTTGTGGGTGTAAAGCCTAATCCTCGTGTAAAAAAGGGAATTAAATGGAGTACCCAAATTGCTAGAATGAAGTTTGGACAAAGCTTTAAAAGCAATTTAGAATTGCCCCGATTATCTCAATTAGTTGAGGCTACAGATGCTAACTGGCATGGTGAACATCTATTACGAGTAGAGGCTGCAACTACTCCAAATTATGATAGGTTGTTAATAGCTGGTATTTGGGAGAATAAATCGGGTCATTTTGCATTGTATGATTTAAATTCAATTAATAGAGCATTAACTTCTTCCGGCATTTCAGCGGTTCCAATTAGTAATTTTGATAATAATAAAATTGCATTTCATATTAATAATTTTTATGGTGGCGGCAATGGTGATACATATATTAACTCAGTTCAAGGGTATGATATTGATAATAATAGAAATATTTACATCACATCTCAAAAAGCCACTACAAATGATAATGAAATTAGACCGAAAATTATAAAGCTTCCTTGGGGTTCTACTTCTAATAATGATGGCCAAGCTTTCTACTTAGATGGTATAATTGACAGAAAGTACTATACAGAATTAGAAAGTATACAAATTACCGGTACTGGAAAAGTGTATGTGACGGCTTCATATCATGACCGAAGTGTAGATAGTCCTGTTAAGGAAAGTAGAATTTATCAAGTATTTGGTATTTTGTAAAAAATAAGGAAAATAATCATGAAACCCATTAATCGATTCAAATTAAGTCTAGCTGTGTTAATGGTTGTTATATCAGTTTTTACATTATCTTCAAAGACTTCTGCGGCTACTTTTATAGGAACTTTAAATCACAATTCTTATTTGTATAATCAAAATGGAGTACGTCTAAAGACAAAAGGAAAACTGTATAAAAATCATAAAGTTAAATTGATTGGAAAATTAACAGAAAAAACTGTTACGATGCCCTATACTAGAACTCAATATGAAGGACGCCCTGTGAAAGCACCTTATTACTTTTTGATAAACAATTATGGGGAGTCGCCTAAACGGTGCTACCTTTCCTATAAAATGATTAAGAATCACCCTTATTATAGTTTAGGAAAGGGACAGTATATTCGTGCGGCTAATGTAGGACATATCGATAACCATACTGTTGCTGCAACTGAACGTATCTTGACCGTAAAGCGTAACGCTCATTTGTGGAGCTACAATTTAAAACCTCTTTCTGAAACAGTAATAAAAGGGCAAAAAGTTAAAGTAGATGCTTTAATTAACTTAGGAAACTACAATGTTACAAATAGAGTATATTGTTTTTATCGTATTAAAGGGACGCAAACCTATATTTATGCAAATGATACCAAAGCTCCAAGAATAGACTTGGAATTTGCTGAAAAGGCTGAAAACAGAAAATAAATATTCGAAAAATAGTCTGGGAAAAAACTCAGAAATTAAAAGATCCTACTAAATCTAGGCATTAATAAACCTTGATTTAATAGGATCTTTCTTTTGAGTAAAAGCCTAAATTAACTAAAAATAGACTTATTTCCCAGACTCTTTTTATTATTCTCTTTTTCTAAGCTGATTAAGCAAGTGAATCCCAAAGTGGAAGATCAGTAATTGGGCCTTCTGCAATCTTTCTTTGTTCTTCAGTCAAATACTTCTTGTGAACGACAACTTCGTAAACATAATCGTTGAACCATTCGTTGCTCATCACGAAGTAACCCTTGGAGCCAGATTTTTCACCCCATGAGTTTTCGACTTTCCATTGACGAATATCGCCTTGGTCTTCATCAACCCCGACTAAGGTCATGGCGTGTGAAACTTCACCTACACCAGTCCGTAAACGATCAGCCTTATCCATATCAAGGTTAACCCCGAACAAATCGTTTAACTTGTACAAATTAGTTGAAAGGTAACCAGTCTTGCGGTCCATTTGACGTAAAACATCGTTACCAAACCAAACAGCTTCGCCATCCTTTAATTGAGCAATTGAGGCGGTAGTGAGGTATTCCATTGGCACATTAAGAAGCTTAATTCTGTAAGCACCTTGAATGTTATCTTCACCTGGTAACCCATAAAGCTTGTTGTATTCGTGATCAGGAGCGTTGGTTAAAACTACATAATCATTTAAATCAACGTCACTTAAGTATTTGTGCAAGAATTCAAGTGGAGTTAAGTTCTTGTCTAAGTGATACTTTTTGTCGTCATCGCGATATTCCAAATCGAATCTCTTTGGGGGTTCACCCACTGCAATTGCCGTCATACGATAAACTTCGCTCAAAAACTTTTCACGAGTTTTTTCAATTTCGTCGTCCTTATTTTCGTTCTTTAATTTACGTAAAACAAGTGCATCTTTCTTAAGCTTATCGCCCAGAGCAGTCGCAAAACCAGTAGTATCGTTAGTGTTGAAGCTTTCTGGCATTGCGTATGATGGAACCACGCCGTATTTTTCAACAAGGGATGCAGCCATATGGAATTGACCACCGTCGCCACCAGCAAAGTCTAAGTGTGATTTTACTTCGTGTGAATCAAGAGGCTTATCTGCAGTTGCCAAAATATTGTTGTAAAAGATGTTAGCACGTTCAATTTTGTCCCAGAAGAAGTTATAAGCTTGAGAAAAAGTAAAGTTCTTAGCCTTGTATTTTTTGCCAAAAGCGTGACGCAAAACGTTTAAAGTCGCAAATTCCCAGCAACGACCTGAATGTTTTTGATTGGTAACATTATCAGTGTCAAGTTCAGTTGAGAAGACGCGAGTTAATTTGCTTTGGACGCGTTCATTGTATGATGCAGCAAGCACACCACTCTTTTGAGCAGCACGAGCTACAACTTGGTTTTGAGGATTTGCATTGAATTCTTTTGAAAACTTTTCAAGTTCTTGCAAGGTTAATTCATGAGCCATCAGAAAAATCTCCCTTTTTTAATCTATCTTTAAATTTATCTTATATTTTATTCCATCTTTAGAAAAAAGAAAAGCGGATTCAACTAGGAATCCGCTAATCTCCAGAGAATTATTATTGATAACTTATTTTTAAACTTCTTGCAATGTTTAAGTTAATCAATTTGAATTGAGCTATCATTGCTGTCAGCAGTTTGCTTTGGCAAAGTGATAGTCAATACACCATCATCATACTTTGCATGGATTTTATTTGCAACTATATTTGGTAATCTAAAGCTTCTAGAAATATGTCCTTCTTGTCTTTCTTGATGAATGACACTGTCATCTTTCTTGTCTAAGTTCTTAAGTGATTCTCTTGAACCTGATACGCTAAGGATGCCATCGGAGTAGTTAATCTTGATCTTATCCTTCTTCATACCAGGCATATCAATCTTAACGATGTAGTCCTTGTCGTTTTCTACAATATCTGACTTCATCATGTTTACAAAGTCAGTATCGTTAAAGAAGTTCTTTGGAAGATCGAACCAATCATTCATTACATCAAACATGTCATTGTTTTGACGATTCATCATATCATTTGCCATAGTACAACATCCTTTCAAGTTAGATTTATAAGAATATGTTTTTGACTTACAATCTTCATTGTAGTCGGATAGAATGAAATTTAAAGAATTTAGCCTTGTGATCGTGATCACTAAAGAAAAGGGGATAAAAATGGTTTACTATCAAAAAATGACACCAGAAGGTTATAAGGAAATTGAAGAAGAAATTGCTAGATTAAAAAAAGATCGTCCTAGAAGAATTAAGATTTTACAAGAAGCGCGGTCAATGGGAGATTTATCGGAAAATACTGAATATACTGAAGCTAAGAGAGATTTAGGCCACTTGCAAAGTAGATTGCGTTATTTGGGTAAGCAATTAAAATATGCCGAAATTGTGGAAACTAAAGACGATGGTAAAGTTGATTTAGGGAAGACGGTAGTTTTAAAGTTTGACGATGATGAAGACTCTGAAGAATATAAAATTGTTGGTCGGATGGAAGCTGATTTAGCTAAAGGGAAGATTGCTTTTGATTCACCTCTTGGCCAAGCAAT includes:
- a CDS encoding C1 family peptidase → MSHELTFDEIAGFQKDYRQHKQNKVAELAVVNNGLQKASFNEEAARELNRTFSIEIPTDNVTDQKQSGRCWLFAALNVLRHEFAKKYKAKNFIFSQSYLFFWDRIERANIFFNHILETAAKPLDDRTVHYYMQAPDTDGGQWHMAVSLIRKYGLVPAYAQAESFTANNTAAFNQALNMKLREDAIVLRKLVQDGHDGEVEVKRQEFLSEVYRMATIAFGEPVHKFDLEFKDDEGKYHIDQDLTPQTFFKEYFTDDLDDYVVLFNAPDHEYDKLYSLPFEDNVENGTPVEFLNTKIENLKEAAIKQLKAGETFWFGCDVGKQSDRQKGLLAADLYATDTVFDIETKLSKKERLETGASGSTHAMTMVGVDVVAGKPRQWKIENSWGSKVGEKGYFVMDDKWFDEYLFKVVVKKKYLPKKLVEIAESKATPVPCWDSMG
- a CDS encoding HD domain-containing protein — encoded protein: MIDLEKLKDFVKEQLDGESTGHDYYHGQRVAHLATKMYLADNPQAHETSRMVAIIRAGSYLHDTIDEKVTSNPNKVIEQIQKLLPEVGFEDLEVKDILFTIQHMSFSVNIEHHYELPLSGKYVQDADRLESLGAIGIARAFTYGGKHGNKIYDPEIKPEKLISHDQYRNHTETTINHFYEKLFDLESLVNTPGGKKEAHRRTEYMREFVNEFMDEWNV
- a CDS encoding helix-turn-helix domain-containing protein; protein product: MTIGEALRKERENLHYTQTQMIENTSISLSHYSKIENDTQDIKAKDLFQLLTARKIDINEFSKEVMDNMEKSLENLSDELIKAFYRRDIKLAEQIKMSIDKFSNADELQIRSELVVAVLTNTINYTKKKLSNRLTRYFQKNNNWLTDADMLRIVGNSTRIIDFNLLAVLMDKLLEKYKKIETFPLDTQKRIGNIFINYLHVLYDYGAVRTAQKYVIFLEHLPEIPELVFCKLIGYYYDALFSGDDKRLKEISSVLKILTPKILSGLPKK
- a CDS encoding helveticin J family class III bacteriocin, producing the protein MVVAEVQLLHTLYLPTARVVQKGNVGEKYIYALQMYKENTYISRILNNESALYFSSPQSILKGSASGHTQTWEYATDNNWFVGVKPNPRVKKGIKWSTQIARMKFGQSFKSNLELPRLSQLVEATDANWHGEHLLRVEAATTPNYDRLLIAGIWENKSGHFALYDLNSINRALTSSGISAVPISNFDNNKIAFHINNFYGGGNGDTYINSVQGYDIDNNRNIYITSQKATTNDNEIRPKIIKLPWGSTSNNDGQAFYLDGIIDRKYYTELESIQITGTGKVYVTASYHDRSVDSPVKESRIYQVFGIL
- a CDS encoding SLAP domain-containing protein produces the protein MKPINRFKLSLAVLMVVISVFTLSSKTSAATFIGTLNHNSYLYNQNGVRLKTKGKLYKNHKVKLIGKLTEKTVTMPYTRTQYEGRPVKAPYYFLINNYGESPKRCYLSYKMIKNHPYYSLGKGQYIRAANVGHIDNHTVAATERILTVKRNAHLWSYNLKPLSETVIKGQKVKVDALINLGNYNVTNRVYCFYRIKGTQTYIYANDTKAPRIDLEFAEKAENRK
- a CDS encoding C1 family peptidase, whose protein sequence is MAHELTLQELEKFSKEFNANPQNQVVARAAQKSGVLAASYNERVQSKLTRVFSTELDTDNVTNQKHSGRCWEFATLNVLRHAFGKKYKAKNFTFSQAYNFFWDKIERANIFYNNILATADKPLDSHEVKSHLDFAGGDGGQFHMAASLVEKYGVVPSYAMPESFNTNDTTGFATALGDKLKKDALVLRKLKNENKDDEIEKTREKFLSEVYRMTAIAVGEPPKRFDLEYRDDDKKYHLDKNLTPLEFLHKYLSDVDLNDYVVLTNAPDHEYNKLYGLPGEDNIQGAYRIKLLNVPMEYLTTASIAQLKDGEAVWFGNDVLRQMDRKTGYLSTNLYKLNDLFGVNLDMDKADRLRTGVGEVSHAMTLVGVDEDQGDIRQWKVENSWGEKSGSKGYFVMSNEWFNDYVYEVVVHKKYLTEEQRKIAEGPITDLPLWDSLA
- a CDS encoding Hsp20/alpha crystallin family protein codes for the protein MANDMMNRQNNDMFDVMNDWFDLPKNFFNDTDFVNMMKSDIVENDKDYIVKIDMPGMKKDKIKINYSDGILSVSGSRESLKNLDKKDDSVIHQERQEGHISRSFRLPNIVANKIHAKYDDGVLTITLPKQTADSNDSSIQID
- the greA gene encoding transcription elongation factor GreA, with translation MVYYQKMTPEGYKEIEEEIARLKKDRPRRIKILQEARSMGDLSENTEYTEAKRDLGHLQSRLRYLGKQLKYAEIVETKDDGKVDLGKTVVLKFDDDEDSEEYKIVGRMEADLAKGKIAFDSPLGQAIMKKKAGITATVEAPAGEYQVTILEVK